One Gossypium hirsutum isolate 1008001.06 chromosome A11, Gossypium_hirsutum_v2.1, whole genome shotgun sequence genomic window carries:
- the LOC107901039 gene encoding uncharacterized protein isoform X3: MTDRLYVFLPHLEADIASFSDGSDSNLRFLAMLASPFYPILNIVNERDTARSSGNIADSEVPRNTQLLSSLTVSSNFEPRRSRNTSSFVLSTSSSVVFRPDAIFLLLRKAYKDYNLGTVCRMACRMLQKLIEPVITVDESNSSTEVTSVLDESSKSEFLNPLPMSDYSKLFGEEFQLIDNQWDTRILNVLDVGAVEEGILHVLYACASQPQLCSKLADSTSELWSALPLVQALLPALRPVVSSPSDHVDDIFSLWKQPFVQQALSQIVVTASSSLYHPLLQACAGYLSSYSPSHAKAACVLIDLCCGVLAPWITQVIAKVDLTVELMEDLLGIIQGARHSTAHARARARAALKYIVLGLSGHMDDILGKYKEVKHDILFLVEMLEPFLDPAIYTSTSKIAFGDVSFAFMEKQEQACLIALNIIHTATRKPAILPSLESEWRSQSVAPSVLLSILEPRIQLPPEIDMCKSSISKDVEHESSSVSSVHHSDSDGKIDVPDSATKMDVLEDVSLLFAPSELRSINLTNVCSSSKENVLEFNQAKLEQKDIEKDNSTQFQNSLVLDSGFTAEYYNLQADYSQLMNFRDCELKASEFQRLASDLHSQPEISIESHDAAIDALLLAAECYVNPFFVISLKASSNIMNQMSLSGVKIPKVFEISELRNISTKTNSNLQTIAHLEKNRDKVVLKVLLEAAELDRKYHQKLSDGDDCQSYYAESDEQVIEMSHFDIQAVDAVTLVRQNQALLYNFLIKQLQGEQHSLHEILIHCLLFLLHSATKLYCTPTHVIDIILKSAGHLNGMLTSLYCQLKEGKFQLNPEKVHGIQRRWILLQRLVIASSGGGVASDFAVNINNGFRHGNLIPPSAWMQKISTFSHSTSPLVRFLGWMAISRNAKQFIEERLFLTSEMSELTYLLSIFVDELAVVDKCVYRNHEDRKIRKSGGKQESLTSNGIELADGQHGEQSFHVIYPDLYKFFPNMKKQFEAFGEIIVEAVGLQLKSLPTAVVPDILCWFSDLCSWPFVQKDQATFQSSNHLKGYVAKNAKAIILYILEAIVVEHMEALVPEIPRVVQVLVSLCRASYCDVSFLDSVLHLLKPIITYSLHKVSDEEQLLVGDSCHNFESLCFDELFSNIRQKNENEDSSIEKVFSRALTIYILASVFSDLSFQRRREILQSLTLWADFTAFEPTTTFHDYLCAFNGVMGSCKVFLLQNLRAYNFIPLQLPGSSDSRTFDESGSESFSWFLNDILPCSSLNETSEKVETNNTDAVVLNEKDYHLSEEEIKEFTKDLEGLIPKLYPTIEQCWSLHLQLAKKLAITLAQCFIYSRCLSSVAPGIHNAEGDISENPLASKSIDQLPAQWKTGLEGLAGMILLLQENTCWQVASVMLDCLLGVPVNFPLNDVIDPICTALKNFCCKAPKISWRLQTDKWLSILSFRGFQNLHESEIAPLVNLLVTMIDHPEPEQRFIVLQHLGRLVGQDEDGGKSTQSSNFCSKIVSPGLNHSIPEKILSLLVSSTWGQVAVLASSDVSLPLRACAMALLVDFIPFVDRPQLQSFLAAADTLLYGLGRLVYPICEGPLLKLSLALIFSACLYSPAEDISLIPQKVWENIETLGFSKAEYRLPDLEKKACQVLCRLRNEGDDAKEVLKEVLSSSCTKQFDPEFGSTRESILQVLANLTSVQSYFDIFAKKMDEEAMELEEAEMELDLIRKEPALQESLKDSEGRQLPHLATPVRDENHLQQIKECIHSLEKNKIQEDIVARRQQKLLMRHARRKYLEEAALRESELLHELDRERTAEAEKEIERQLLLELERAKTRELQHNLDMEKERQTQRELQRELEQAESGLRSSRRDFPSSHSSRPRERYRERENGRSSNEGGTRTSSSLQSETASMAAMPTVLSGSRSFSGQPPTILQSRDRTDECSSSYEENLDGSKDSGDTGSVGDPELVSSFDGGQPGGFGPSQRHGSRGSKSRQVLERRDRDGRRESKWERKHS; the protein is encoded by the exons CCAAGGAGATCACGGAACACCTCATCTTTTGTCTTATCAACTTCCAGTTCTGTTGTGTTTCGTCCAGATGCAATTTTTTTGCTGCTGAGAAAAGCATATAAAGATTATAATCTAGGAACTGTTTGCAGAATG GCTTGTAGAATGCTTCAGAAGCTTATAGAACCTGTTATAACAGTAGATGAATCAAACTCTTCGACTGAGGTTACATCAGTTTTGGATGAGTCATCAAAATCGGAGTTTCTTAATCCTCTTCCCATGTCTGATTACTCAAAATTATTTGGGGAAGAATTCCAGTTGATAGATAATCAGTGGGACACTAGAATTCTTAATGTCTTGGATGTGGGAGCTGTGGAAGAAGGGATTTTACATGTGCTCTATGCTTGTGCGTCACAG CCTCAGCTCTGCAGCAAATTAGCAGACAGCACTTCTGAACTTTGGTCTGCATTACCACTTGTACAAGCATTGCTTCCAG CACTTCGTCCTGTTGTAAGCAGCCCTTCTGATcatgttgatgatattttttcTCTGTGGAAACAGCCTTTTGTTCAACAAGCTCTCTCGCAG ATTGTTGTGACAGCATCTTCTTCATTGTACCATCCTCTTCTTCAAGCCTGTGCTGGCTACTTATCTTCATATTCACCTTCTCAT GCTAAGGCTGCATGTGTTCTGATTGATCTATGTTGTGGTGTGCTAGCCCCTTGGATAACTCAGGTCATTGCAAAG GTTGATTTAACGGTGGAACTCATGGAGGACCTTTTGGGTATAATCCAG GGAGCCCGCCACTCAACAGCTCATGCTCGTGCTCGTGCTCGTGCTGCACTTAAGTACATAGTGCTAGGTCTGTCTGGTCACATGGATGATATACTTGGGAAGTATAAG GAAGTGAAGCACGATATTCTCTTTCTGGTGGAAATGCTAGAGCCTTTTCTTGATCCTGCCATATATACATCAACAAGCAAAATAGCCTTTGGTGATGTATCATTTGCTTTTATGGAGAAGCAAGAGCAAGCTTGTCTGATTGCCCTCAACATCATCCATACGGCGACTCGAAAACCAGCTATTCTTCCTTCTCTGGAATCTGAATGGAGGTCTCAATCAGTTGCCCCAAG TGTCCTCCTCTCAATATTGGAACCTCGCATACAATTACCTCCTGAGATTGACATGTGCAAATCTTCCATTTCTAAAGATGTTGAGCATGAATCATCAAGTGTTTCTTCTGTCCACCATTCTGACTCTGATGGCAAGATAGATGTGCCTGATTCAGCAACTAAGATGGATGTTTTAGAAGATGTTAGTCTTCTTTTTGCCCCTTCAGAACTTCGGAGTATCAATCTGACTAATGTTTGCAGCAGTTCTAAAGAAAATGTCTTGGAATTTAACCAAGCAAAGTTAGAACAGAAAGACATTGAAAAAGACAATTCTACCCAATTTCAAAACAGTTTAGTTTTAGATTCTGGTTTCACTGCTGAATATTACAATTTGCAAGCAGACTATTCTCAACTTATGAACTTCCGGGACTGTGAGCTTAAGGCATCTGAATTTCAGCGGTTGGCTTCAGATTTACACTCACAGCCTGAGATTTCTATTGAAAGCCATGATGCTGCTATAGATGCTTTGCTCTTGGCTGCAGAATGCTATGTCAATCCATTCTTTGTGATATCTCTTAAAGCCAGTTCCAATATTATGAACCAGATGAGCCTTAGTGGGGTTAAAATTCCAAAGGTTTTTGAAATTTCAGAGCTTAGAAATATTTCTACAAAGACTAACAGTAATTTGCAAACAATAGCTCATCTTGAAAAGAATAGGGACAAGGTTGTCCTTAAAGTACTGCTTGAGGCTGCTGAATTAGACAGGAAATATCATCAAAAGTTGTCAGACGGAGATGATTGTCAAAGCTACTATGCAGAATCTGATGAACAAGTCATAGAGATGTCTCACTTTGATATTCAGGCAGTGGATGCTGTCACCTTGGTTCGACAAAATCAAGCCTTATTGTACAATTTCCTGATTAAGCAGTTGCAGGGAGAACAGCATTCTTTGCATGAAATTCTCATACATTGTCTTTTGTTTCTGTTGCACTCAGCCACTAAGCTATACTGCACCCCTACACATGTGATTGATATTATATTGAAATCGGCTGGCCACCTTAATGGGATGTTAACATCTTTGTATTGTCAGTTAAAAGAAGGCAAGTTCCAATTGAATCCTGAAAAGGTACATGGAATACAACGCCGCTGGATACTGCTGCAAAGATTGGTAATCGCTTCAAGTGGTGGTGGTGTTGCATCGGATTTTGCCGTCAATATCAATAATGGCTTCCGCCATGGGAACTTGATTCCTCCTTCAGCCTGGATGCAGAAAATATCCACATTTTCTCATTCTACTTCTCCTCTTGTTCGCTTCCTTGGCTGGATGGCAATATCTCGAAATGCAAAACAATTCATAGAGGAGCGTCTTTTCCTAACTTCAGAAATGTCGGAGCTGACATATTTACTCTCAATATTCGTAGATGAGCTTGCAGTAGTAGATAAATGTGTTTACCGTAATCATGAAGATCGAAAGATTCGAAAATCTGGGGGTAAACAAGAGTCTCTGACTTCTAATGGCATTGAGCTTGCTGATGGGCAGCATGGAGAGCAATCTTTCCATGTAATCTACCCTGATCTCTATAAATTCTTTCCGAATATGAAAAAGCAGTTTGAAGCATTTGGGGAAATCATTGTGGAAGCTGTTGGGTTGCAGCTGAAATCGCTACCTACTGCTGTTGTGCCTGATATTTTGTGCTGGTTTTCTGATTTGTGTTCATGGCCATTTGTTCAAAAGGATCAAGCTACTTTTCAGAGTTCTAATCATTTGAAGGGCTATGTTGCAAAGAATGCCAAAGCAATAATCCTCTACATTCTAGAAGCCATTGTTGTGGAGCACATGGAAGCACTGGTGCCTGAGATACCAAGAGTGGTGCAAGTTTTGGTATCCCTTTGTAGAGCCTCCTATTGTGACGTGTCTTTTCTTGATTCTGTATTACATCTGTTAAAGCCAATTATCACATATTCGTTGCATAAGGTGTCAGATGAGGAGCAATTATTGGTTGGCGATTCTTGTCACAATTTTGAGTCTTTATGCTTTGATGAGCTCTTCAGTAACATCAGACAAAAAAATGAGAATGAAGACAGTTCTATTGAGAAAGTATTCAGCAGAGCACTGACAATTTATATATTGGCTTCTGTCTTTTCAGATTTATCCTTCCAACGAAGAAGAGAAATATTGCAATCATTAACATTATGGGCTGATTTTACTGCTTTTGAGCCAACTACTACTTTTCACGACTACCTTTGTGCTTTTAATGGTGTCATGGGAAGTTGCAAAGTTTTCCTACTTCAAAATTTAAGGGCCTATAATTTTATTCCTCTTCAGTTGCCTGGCTCCTCTGACTCCAGGACATTTGATGAAAGTGGCTCAGAATCTTTCTCCTGGTTTCTTAATGATATATTGCCTTGCTCTAGTCTAAATGAAACTTCTGAGAAGGTGGAAACTAACAACACTGATGCTGTTGTCTTGAACGAAAAAGATTACCATCTGTCTGAAGAGGAAATAAAGGAGTTCACAAAAGACTTGGAGGGTCTTATTCCTAAGCTTTATCCAACTATTGAGCAGTGTTGGTCTCTTCACCTTCAGCTTGCAAAGAAGTTGGCTATTACATTGGCACAGTGTTTTATATACTCCAGATGTTTGTCTTCAGTTGCTCCAGGAATTCATAATGCTGAAGGGGATATCAGTGAAAATCCTTTGGCTTCTAAATCAATTGACCAGTTGCCAGCTCAGTGGAAAACTGGTCTCGAAGGTCTTGCTGGAATGATTTTGTTGCTCCAAGAAAACACTTGCTGGCAAGTTGCATCTGTGATGCTTGATTGCCTTCTTGGCGTGCCCGTTAATTTTCCACTTAATGATGTTATTGATCCTATTTGTACTGCGTTAAAAAACTTTTGTTGCAAGGCACCAAAAATCTCTTGGCGTTTGCAAACTGATAAATGGTTGTCAATATTATCCTTTAGAGGCTTCCAGAATCTTCATGAAAGTGAAATTGCTCCTCTAGTTAATCTGCTTGTTACAATGATAGATCACCCTGAACCTGAGCAGCGCTTCATAGTGCTTCAGCACTTGGGTAGATTGGTAGGACAAGATGAAGATGGTGGGAAAAGTACGCAGTCTTCAAATTTTTGCAGTAAGATAGTTTCACCAGGTTTAAATCATTCCATTCCTGAAAAGATTCTATCACTTTTGGTCTCAAGTACATGGGGTCAGGTAGCTGTTCTGGCATCATCAGATGTATCATTACCCTTGAGGGCTTGTGCAATGGCACTTCTTGTAGATTTTATTCCATTTGTTGATAGGCCCCAGTTGCAATCCTTCCTTGCGGCAGCTGATACACTTTTGTATGGTTTGGGCCGACTAGTTTATCCTATTTGTGAGGGACCATTACTTAAACTTTCATTAGCACTTATTTTTAGTGCTTGTCTATACTCTCCGGCTGAAGATATTTCTTTGATTCCTCAAAAAGTTTGGGAAAATATTGAGACTTTAGGGTTCTCCAAAGCAG AATACAGACTTCCAGATCTCGAAAAGAAGGCATGCCAAGTCTTGTGTAGATTGAGAAATGAAGGAGATGATGCTAAAGAG GTCCTGAAAGAAGTGCTCTCCTCAAGTTGCACAAAACAATTTGACCCTGAATTTGGGAGCACCCGAGAGTCAATACTTCAG GTCCTTGCTAATCTAACTTCTGTTCAGTCATACTTCGATATATTTGCAAAGAAAATGGACGAAGAGGCTATG GAACTAGAAGAGGCTGAAATGGAATTGGATCTTATACGAAAAGAACCTGCACTACAAGAATCATTGAAAGATTCTGAAGGGCGCCAACTTCCACATCTTGCCA CTCCTGTGAGAGATGAAAACCATCTTCAGCAGATCAAGGAGTGCATTCATTCTTT AGAGAAAAACAAAATTCAAGAAGATATAGTAGCTCGCAGGCAACAGAAACTTCTTATGAGACATGCTCGTCGAAAGTACCTGGAAGAGGCAGCTTTGCGAGAATCTGAGCTTTTGCATGAACTTGATAG GGAAAGGACAGCTGAAGctgaaaaagagattgagagacAGCTCTTGCTGGAACTTGAACGTGCTAAAACAAGGGAACTACAACACAATCTGGATATGGAAAAGGAGAGGCAAACACAG AGAGAACTTCAGCGAGAATTGGAGCAGGCAGAATCTGGACTACGGTCTTCAAGGCGTGACTTCCCTTCATCTCATAGTAG TAGGCCACGGGAAAGGTACCGAGAAAGGGAAAATGGGAGATCAAGTAATGAAGGAGGCACACGAACTAGTAGCAGTTTGCAATCTGAAACTGCATCAATGGCTGCAATGCCAACGGTTCTGTCTGGATCACGGTCGTTTTCTGGGCAGCCCCCCACCATTTTACAGTCTCGTGACCGCACGGATGAATGTAGCAGCAGTTATGAAGAAAATCTCGATGGAAGCAAGGACTCTGGAGATACAGGTAGTGTTGGTGATCCAGAGTTAGTATCTTCATTCGATGGAGGGCAACCTGGTGGTTTCGGGCCATCCCAACGACATGGATCTAGAGGGAGCAAGTCTAGGCAGGTATTAGAGAGGCGAGACAGGGATGGTCGACGCGAAAGCAAGTGGGAGAGGAAACATTCTTGA
- the LOC107901039 gene encoding uncharacterized protein isoform X4, which translates to MSWMWELWKKGFYMCSMLPQLCSKLADSTSELWSALPLVQALLPALRPVVSSPSDHVDDIFSLWKQPFVQQALSQIVVTASSSLYHPLLQACAGYLSSYSPSHAKAACVLIDLCCGVLAPWITQVIAKVDLTVELMEDLLGIIQGARHSTAHARARARAALKYIVLGLSGHMDDILGKYKEVKHDILFLVEMLEPFLDPAIYTSTSKIAFGDVSFAFMEKQEQACLIALNIIHTATRKPAILPSLESEWRSQSVAPSVLLSILEPRIQLPPEIDMCKSSISKDVEHESSSVSSVHHSDSDGKIDVPDSATKMDVLEDVSLLFAPSELRSINLTNVCSSSKENVLEFNQAKLEQKDIEKDNSTQFQNSLVLDSGFTAEYYNLQADYSQLMNFRDCELKASEFQRLASDLHSQPEISIESHDAAIDALLLAAECYVNPFFVISLKASSNIMNQMSLSGVKIPKVFEISELRNISTKTNSNLQTIAHLEKNRDKVVLKVLLEAAELDRKYHQKLSDGDDCQSYYAESDEQVIEMSHFDIQAVDAVTLVRQNQALLYNFLIKQLQGEQHSLHEILIHCLLFLLHSATKLYCTPTHVIDIILKSAGHLNGMLTSLYCQLKEGKFQLNPEKVHGIQRRWILLQRLVIASSGGGVASDFAVNINNGFRHGNLIPPSAWMQKISTFSHSTSPLVRFLGWMAISRNAKQFIEERLFLTSEMSELTYLLSIFVDELAVVDKCVYRNHEDRKIRKSGGKQESLTSNGIELADGQHGEQSFHVIYPDLYKFFPNMKKQFEAFGEIIVEAVGLQLKSLPTAVVPDILCWFSDLCSWPFVQKDQATFQSSNHLKGYVAKNAKAIILYILEAIVVEHMEALVPEIPRVVQVLVSLCRASYCDVSFLDSVLHLLKPIITYSLHKVSDEEQLLVGDSCHNFESLCFDELFSNIRQKNENEDSSIEKVFSRALTIYILASVFSDLSFQRRREILQSLTLWADFTAFEPTTTFHDYLCAFNGVMGSCKVFLLQNLRAYNFIPLQLPGSSDSRTFDESGSESFSWFLNDILPCSSLNETSEKVETNNTDAVVLNEKDYHLSEEEIKEFTKDLEGLIPKLYPTIEQCWSLHLQLAKKLAITLAQCFIYSRCLSSVAPGIHNAEGDISENPLASKSIDQLPAQWKTGLEGLAGMILLLQENTCWQVASVMLDCLLGVPVNFPLNDVIDPICTALKNFCCKAPKISWRLQTDKWLSILSFRGFQNLHESEIAPLVNLLVTMIDHPEPEQRFIVLQHLGRLVGQDEDGGKSTQSSNFCSKIVSPGLNHSIPEKILSLLVSSTWGQVAVLASSDVSLPLRACAMALLVDFIPFVDRPQLQSFLAAADTLLYGLGRLVYPICEGPLLKLSLALIFSACLYSPAEDISLIPQKVWENIETLGFSKAEYRLPDLEKKACQVLCRLRNEGDDAKEVLKEVLSSSCTKQFDPEFGSTRESILQVLANLTSVQSYFDIFAKKMDEEAMELEEAEMELDLIRKEPALQESLKDSEGRQLPHLATPVRDENHLQQIKECIHSLEKNKIQEDIVARRQQKLLMRHARRKYLEEAALRESELLHELDRERTAEAEKEIERQLLLELERAKTRELQHNLDMEKERQTQRELQRELEQAESGLRSSRRDFPSSHSSRPRERYRERENGRSSNEGGTRTSSSLQSETASMAAMPTVLSGSRSFSGQPPTILQSRDRTDECSSSYEENLDGSKDSGDTGSVGDPELVSSFDGGQPGGFGPSQRHGSRGSKSRQVLERRDRDGRRESKWERKHS; encoded by the exons ATGTCTTGGATGTGGGAGCTGTGGAAGAAGGGATTTTACATGTGCTCTATGCTT CCTCAGCTCTGCAGCAAATTAGCAGACAGCACTTCTGAACTTTGGTCTGCATTACCACTTGTACAAGCATTGCTTCCAG CACTTCGTCCTGTTGTAAGCAGCCCTTCTGATcatgttgatgatattttttcTCTGTGGAAACAGCCTTTTGTTCAACAAGCTCTCTCGCAG ATTGTTGTGACAGCATCTTCTTCATTGTACCATCCTCTTCTTCAAGCCTGTGCTGGCTACTTATCTTCATATTCACCTTCTCAT GCTAAGGCTGCATGTGTTCTGATTGATCTATGTTGTGGTGTGCTAGCCCCTTGGATAACTCAGGTCATTGCAAAG GTTGATTTAACGGTGGAACTCATGGAGGACCTTTTGGGTATAATCCAG GGAGCCCGCCACTCAACAGCTCATGCTCGTGCTCGTGCTCGTGCTGCACTTAAGTACATAGTGCTAGGTCTGTCTGGTCACATGGATGATATACTTGGGAAGTATAAG GAAGTGAAGCACGATATTCTCTTTCTGGTGGAAATGCTAGAGCCTTTTCTTGATCCTGCCATATATACATCAACAAGCAAAATAGCCTTTGGTGATGTATCATTTGCTTTTATGGAGAAGCAAGAGCAAGCTTGTCTGATTGCCCTCAACATCATCCATACGGCGACTCGAAAACCAGCTATTCTTCCTTCTCTGGAATCTGAATGGAGGTCTCAATCAGTTGCCCCAAG TGTCCTCCTCTCAATATTGGAACCTCGCATACAATTACCTCCTGAGATTGACATGTGCAAATCTTCCATTTCTAAAGATGTTGAGCATGAATCATCAAGTGTTTCTTCTGTCCACCATTCTGACTCTGATGGCAAGATAGATGTGCCTGATTCAGCAACTAAGATGGATGTTTTAGAAGATGTTAGTCTTCTTTTTGCCCCTTCAGAACTTCGGAGTATCAATCTGACTAATGTTTGCAGCAGTTCTAAAGAAAATGTCTTGGAATTTAACCAAGCAAAGTTAGAACAGAAAGACATTGAAAAAGACAATTCTACCCAATTTCAAAACAGTTTAGTTTTAGATTCTGGTTTCACTGCTGAATATTACAATTTGCAAGCAGACTATTCTCAACTTATGAACTTCCGGGACTGTGAGCTTAAGGCATCTGAATTTCAGCGGTTGGCTTCAGATTTACACTCACAGCCTGAGATTTCTATTGAAAGCCATGATGCTGCTATAGATGCTTTGCTCTTGGCTGCAGAATGCTATGTCAATCCATTCTTTGTGATATCTCTTAAAGCCAGTTCCAATATTATGAACCAGATGAGCCTTAGTGGGGTTAAAATTCCAAAGGTTTTTGAAATTTCAGAGCTTAGAAATATTTCTACAAAGACTAACAGTAATTTGCAAACAATAGCTCATCTTGAAAAGAATAGGGACAAGGTTGTCCTTAAAGTACTGCTTGAGGCTGCTGAATTAGACAGGAAATATCATCAAAAGTTGTCAGACGGAGATGATTGTCAAAGCTACTATGCAGAATCTGATGAACAAGTCATAGAGATGTCTCACTTTGATATTCAGGCAGTGGATGCTGTCACCTTGGTTCGACAAAATCAAGCCTTATTGTACAATTTCCTGATTAAGCAGTTGCAGGGAGAACAGCATTCTTTGCATGAAATTCTCATACATTGTCTTTTGTTTCTGTTGCACTCAGCCACTAAGCTATACTGCACCCCTACACATGTGATTGATATTATATTGAAATCGGCTGGCCACCTTAATGGGATGTTAACATCTTTGTATTGTCAGTTAAAAGAAGGCAAGTTCCAATTGAATCCTGAAAAGGTACATGGAATACAACGCCGCTGGATACTGCTGCAAAGATTGGTAATCGCTTCAAGTGGTGGTGGTGTTGCATCGGATTTTGCCGTCAATATCAATAATGGCTTCCGCCATGGGAACTTGATTCCTCCTTCAGCCTGGATGCAGAAAATATCCACATTTTCTCATTCTACTTCTCCTCTTGTTCGCTTCCTTGGCTGGATGGCAATATCTCGAAATGCAAAACAATTCATAGAGGAGCGTCTTTTCCTAACTTCAGAAATGTCGGAGCTGACATATTTACTCTCAATATTCGTAGATGAGCTTGCAGTAGTAGATAAATGTGTTTACCGTAATCATGAAGATCGAAAGATTCGAAAATCTGGGGGTAAACAAGAGTCTCTGACTTCTAATGGCATTGAGCTTGCTGATGGGCAGCATGGAGAGCAATCTTTCCATGTAATCTACCCTGATCTCTATAAATTCTTTCCGAATATGAAAAAGCAGTTTGAAGCATTTGGGGAAATCATTGTGGAAGCTGTTGGGTTGCAGCTGAAATCGCTACCTACTGCTGTTGTGCCTGATATTTTGTGCTGGTTTTCTGATTTGTGTTCATGGCCATTTGTTCAAAAGGATCAAGCTACTTTTCAGAGTTCTAATCATTTGAAGGGCTATGTTGCAAAGAATGCCAAAGCAATAATCCTCTACATTCTAGAAGCCATTGTTGTGGAGCACATGGAAGCACTGGTGCCTGAGATACCAAGAGTGGTGCAAGTTTTGGTATCCCTTTGTAGAGCCTCCTATTGTGACGTGTCTTTTCTTGATTCTGTATTACATCTGTTAAAGCCAATTATCACATATTCGTTGCATAAGGTGTCAGATGAGGAGCAATTATTGGTTGGCGATTCTTGTCACAATTTTGAGTCTTTATGCTTTGATGAGCTCTTCAGTAACATCAGACAAAAAAATGAGAATGAAGACAGTTCTATTGAGAAAGTATTCAGCAGAGCACTGACAATTTATATATTGGCTTCTGTCTTTTCAGATTTATCCTTCCAACGAAGAAGAGAAATATTGCAATCATTAACATTATGGGCTGATTTTACTGCTTTTGAGCCAACTACTACTTTTCACGACTACCTTTGTGCTTTTAATGGTGTCATGGGAAGTTGCAAAGTTTTCCTACTTCAAAATTTAAGGGCCTATAATTTTATTCCTCTTCAGTTGCCTGGCTCCTCTGACTCCAGGACATTTGATGAAAGTGGCTCAGAATCTTTCTCCTGGTTTCTTAATGATATATTGCCTTGCTCTAGTCTAAATGAAACTTCTGAGAAGGTGGAAACTAACAACACTGATGCTGTTGTCTTGAACGAAAAAGATTACCATCTGTCTGAAGAGGAAATAAAGGAGTTCACAAAAGACTTGGAGGGTCTTATTCCTAAGCTTTATCCAACTATTGAGCAGTGTTGGTCTCTTCACCTTCAGCTTGCAAAGAAGTTGGCTATTACATTGGCACAGTGTTTTATATACTCCAGATGTTTGTCTTCAGTTGCTCCAGGAATTCATAATGCTGAAGGGGATATCAGTGAAAATCCTTTGGCTTCTAAATCAATTGACCAGTTGCCAGCTCAGTGGAAAACTGGTCTCGAAGGTCTTGCTGGAATGATTTTGTTGCTCCAAGAAAACACTTGCTGGCAAGTTGCATCTGTGATGCTTGATTGCCTTCTTGGCGTGCCCGTTAATTTTCCACTTAATGATGTTATTGATCCTATTTGTACTGCGTTAAAAAACTTTTGTTGCAAGGCACCAAAAATCTCTTGGCGTTTGCAAACTGATAAATGGTTGTCAATATTATCCTTTAGAGGCTTCCAGAATCTTCATGAAAGTGAAATTGCTCCTCTAGTTAATCTGCTTGTTACAATGATAGATCACCCTGAACCTGAGCAGCGCTTCATAGTGCTTCAGCACTTGGGTAGATTGGTAGGACAAGATGAAGATGGTGGGAAAAGTACGCAGTCTTCAAATTTTTGCAGTAAGATAGTTTCACCAGGTTTAAATCATTCCATTCCTGAAAAGATTCTATCACTTTTGGTCTCAAGTACATGGGGTCAGGTAGCTGTTCTGGCATCATCAGATGTATCATTACCCTTGAGGGCTTGTGCAATGGCACTTCTTGTAGATTTTATTCCATTTGTTGATAGGCCCCAGTTGCAATCCTTCCTTGCGGCAGCTGATACACTTTTGTATGGTTTGGGCCGACTAGTTTATCCTATTTGTGAGGGACCATTACTTAAACTTTCATTAGCACTTATTTTTAGTGCTTGTCTATACTCTCCGGCTGAAGATATTTCTTTGATTCCTCAAAAAGTTTGGGAAAATATTGAGACTTTAGGGTTCTCCAAAGCAG AATACAGACTTCCAGATCTCGAAAAGAAGGCATGCCAAGTCTTGTGTAGATTGAGAAATGAAGGAGATGATGCTAAAGAG GTCCTGAAAGAAGTGCTCTCCTCAAGTTGCACAAAACAATTTGACCCTGAATTTGGGAGCACCCGAGAGTCAATACTTCAG GTCCTTGCTAATCTAACTTCTGTTCAGTCATACTTCGATATATTTGCAAAGAAAATGGACGAAGAGGCTATG GAACTAGAAGAGGCTGAAATGGAATTGGATCTTATACGAAAAGAACCTGCACTACAAGAATCATTGAAAGATTCTGAAGGGCGCCAACTTCCACATCTTGCCA CTCCTGTGAGAGATGAAAACCATCTTCAGCAGATCAAGGAGTGCATTCATTCTTT AGAGAAAAACAAAATTCAAGAAGATATAGTAGCTCGCAGGCAACAGAAACTTCTTATGAGACATGCTCGTCGAAAGTACCTGGAAGAGGCAGCTTTGCGAGAATCTGAGCTTTTGCATGAACTTGATAG GGAAAGGACAGCTGAAGctgaaaaagagattgagagacAGCTCTTGCTGGAACTTGAACGTGCTAAAACAAGGGAACTACAACACAATCTGGATATGGAAAAGGAGAGGCAAACACAG AGAGAACTTCAGCGAGAATTGGAGCAGGCAGAATCTGGACTACGGTCTTCAAGGCGTGACTTCCCTTCATCTCATAGTAG TAGGCCACGGGAAAGGTACCGAGAAAGGGAAAATGGGAGATCAAGTAATGAAGGAGGCACACGAACTAGTAGCAGTTTGCAATCTGAAACTGCATCAATGGCTGCAATGCCAACGGTTCTGTCTGGATCACGGTCGTTTTCTGGGCAGCCCCCCACCATTTTACAGTCTCGTGACCGCACGGATGAATGTAGCAGCAGTTATGAAGAAAATCTCGATGGAAGCAAGGACTCTGGAGATACAGGTAGTGTTGGTGATCCAGAGTTAGTATCTTCATTCGATGGAGGGCAACCTGGTGGTTTCGGGCCATCCCAACGACATGGATCTAGAGGGAGCAAGTCTAGGCAGGTATTAGAGAGGCGAGACAGGGATGGTCGACGCGAAAGCAAGTGGGAGAGGAAACATTCTTGA